Proteins from one Gemmatimonadaceae bacterium genomic window:
- the smc gene encoding chromosome segregation protein SMC, with product MRLTKLEMQGFKSFADSTDMLFNPGVTAIVGPNGCGKSNVSDAVRWVLGEQRARLMRGAKMEEVIFQGSSARRAVNVAEVSLHFSNEDGTLPVAFQEVVITRRLSRSGESEYFLNRAACRLRDISDLLRGTGLGAGTGVVIESKMIDALLSDRPDDRRELFEEAAGVGLYRDRRRTTERRLEETTVDLQRLDDLIAEVQSQVRSLARQRKRAERYSELTARRFTIEIALAKREMVAWHDELRRLDARVRELRDALPQVEEAVGLAEQARDSAHGNRAASEAQRTELLRLVSTQREHVQQIRGEMAVAEERQRNAMARRQRAELEATEGEAYGERISSDREQAANEQADNEEQLRVARESLAVRQREEEESRHNVTQVRGALEDAERRQRELQDRARRVEIDRERARHESEELAQRLEQLGEERAQLVDALNTVHRELEEAAVAVEAARVQATQLAEALEVARVEDRDTRERESAARAELFRADEAHTSLQGKVNALDALERERVGLAPAAARLLREREQFGEGAILGPLSDFISADQASALLVERFLGATVHAVLVRDREVAQAVREWHNTANPGPLLLLPLDALSDAQVGEVLPDALSHNVDAQGPGRAWVRALLGHAQAVDGGAAFVDARGAVWLPGSIAGPGPLRRRAELFALRSELTATEQARQQAMVAADALRAAVQESERRVLEASGALEAAQVDARRAAEQHGELERRRQRAEREVNDADALSARLGARRDALTEQLTRLDEESRTLGESLTERNDAVAQAREQLSVAERAHEEAREARTAAQVEEAQAQARVQVAHDRVRRLSEEHQSASARLHALRAELSELSHSDSALAEQMANWQLDLETREATLADGEARLELAEAAVRTADDALTNAEHALDESRRRLQGHSDELHHAELRHTELGGRRAAIRERLETEWRRPLDDMLNEAVDVELDDDGLRTEAESLRQELERLGPVNVLAIEEHEETQKRQDFLTSQRADLAEAKASLQQAIREIDSTARELFLATFTQVRENFRQIFMSLFGGGECDLRLENPDAPLDCDIEIHASPRGKRTQRINLLSSGERALVALSLLFGIFLTKPSPFCLLDEVDAPLDDANVGRFVRMLTQFKSRTQFIVITHNPRTSTEAADAVYGVTMQEPGVSSLVSVRMRGAAPVDEDAVAATV from the coding sequence GTGCGGCTGACCAAGCTGGAGATGCAGGGCTTCAAGTCGTTCGCGGACAGCACCGACATGCTGTTCAACCCGGGCGTCACGGCCATCGTCGGTCCGAACGGCTGCGGCAAGTCCAACGTCTCCGACGCGGTGCGCTGGGTACTCGGCGAGCAGCGCGCGCGGTTGATGCGCGGCGCGAAGATGGAAGAGGTGATCTTCCAAGGCTCGTCGGCGCGGCGCGCGGTGAACGTGGCCGAAGTCTCGCTGCACTTCTCCAACGAAGACGGCACGCTGCCGGTCGCGTTTCAGGAAGTCGTGATCACGAGGCGTTTGTCGCGGTCGGGCGAAAGTGAGTATTTCCTCAATCGCGCGGCGTGCCGGCTGCGCGACATCTCGGATTTGCTGCGCGGCACGGGGCTGGGCGCGGGCACGGGCGTCGTCATCGAGAGCAAGATGATCGATGCGCTGCTCTCCGACCGTCCCGACGATCGCCGCGAGTTGTTCGAGGAAGCCGCGGGCGTTGGTCTGTATCGCGATCGCCGCCGCACGACGGAACGCCGCCTCGAGGAGACCACCGTCGATCTGCAGCGGCTCGACGATCTCATTGCGGAAGTGCAGAGTCAGGTGCGCTCGCTGGCGCGCCAACGCAAACGCGCCGAGCGATATTCCGAGCTCACGGCGCGCCGCTTCACGATCGAGATCGCGCTGGCCAAGCGCGAGATGGTCGCGTGGCACGACGAGCTCCGGCGTCTCGACGCGCGCGTGCGCGAGCTGCGCGACGCGCTCCCGCAAGTCGAAGAAGCGGTGGGCCTCGCCGAACAGGCGCGGGACTCCGCCCATGGCAATCGTGCGGCGAGCGAAGCGCAGCGCACGGAATTGCTGCGCCTCGTCTCCACGCAGCGCGAGCACGTGCAACAGATTCGCGGTGAGATGGCCGTGGCCGAAGAACGCCAGCGCAACGCGATGGCTCGCCGCCAGCGCGCGGAGCTCGAGGCCACCGAAGGCGAAGCGTACGGTGAACGGATATCCAGCGACCGTGAGCAGGCTGCCAACGAGCAGGCGGACAACGAAGAGCAACTGCGCGTCGCGCGCGAATCGCTGGCCGTGCGCCAGCGTGAGGAAGAGGAGTCGCGCCACAACGTCACGCAGGTGCGCGGCGCGCTCGAGGACGCGGAACGCCGCCAGCGCGAGCTGCAGGACCGCGCCCGGCGCGTCGAGATCGATCGTGAGCGCGCGCGACACGAGAGCGAAGAGCTCGCGCAGCGCCTGGAGCAGCTCGGCGAAGAGCGCGCGCAGCTCGTCGACGCGCTGAACACCGTGCATCGCGAGCTCGAGGAAGCGGCGGTCGCCGTCGAAGCCGCGCGCGTGCAGGCGACCCAGCTCGCCGAAGCGCTCGAGGTGGCGCGCGTCGAGGACCGCGACACGCGCGAACGTGAATCGGCCGCGCGCGCCGAGCTGTTCCGGGCAGACGAAGCACACACGTCGCTTCAGGGAAAGGTCAACGCGCTCGATGCACTCGAGCGCGAGCGCGTCGGTCTCGCACCCGCGGCGGCACGCCTGCTTCGCGAGCGCGAGCAATTCGGCGAAGGCGCCATTCTCGGACCGCTGTCCGATTTCATCAGCGCCGATCAGGCGTCGGCACTACTCGTAGAACGCTTCCTTGGCGCGACCGTGCACGCGGTGCTCGTGCGCGATCGCGAAGTCGCACAGGCAGTGCGCGAGTGGCATAACACCGCCAACCCCGGTCCCCTGCTGCTGCTTCCCCTCGACGCACTCTCCGACGCGCAGGTCGGCGAGGTGCTGCCCGACGCGCTTTCTCACAACGTCGATGCACAAGGTCCGGGGCGCGCATGGGTCCGCGCGCTGCTCGGGCATGCGCAGGCCGTCGATGGCGGAGCCGCATTCGTCGATGCACGCGGCGCGGTCTGGCTGCCCGGCAGCATTGCCGGTCCTGGTCCGCTTCGCCGTCGCGCCGAGCTGTTTGCGTTGCGCTCGGAGCTCACTGCCACCGAGCAGGCGCGCCAGCAAGCAATGGTCGCGGCCGACGCGCTGCGCGCCGCGGTGCAGGAATCAGAACGTCGCGTGCTCGAGGCGTCAGGCGCGTTGGAAGCAGCGCAGGTCGACGCACGCCGCGCCGCCGAGCAGCACGGTGAGCTCGAGCGCCGGCGCCAGCGCGCCGAGCGAGAGGTGAACGACGCCGATGCACTCAGCGCGCGCCTCGGCGCACGCCGCGACGCATTGACCGAACAGCTCACGCGTCTCGATGAGGAAAGTCGCACGCTCGGCGAATCATTGACGGAACGCAACGACGCGGTCGCGCAGGCGCGCGAGCAACTCAGCGTCGCCGAACGCGCGCACGAGGAAGCGCGCGAAGCGCGCACCGCGGCGCAGGTCGAGGAAGCGCAGGCCCAGGCGCGCGTGCAGGTCGCACACGATCGCGTTCGACGGTTGTCCGAGGAGCATCAATCCGCCTCGGCGCGACTCCATGCGCTGCGCGCCGAGTTGTCCGAGCTCTCGCACTCCGATTCGGCGCTCGCCGAGCAGATGGCGAACTGGCAGCTCGATCTCGAAACGCGCGAGGCGACGCTCGCCGACGGCGAGGCGCGGCTCGAGCTCGCGGAAGCGGCGGTAAGAACGGCGGACGACGCGCTGACGAACGCCGAGCATGCGCTCGACGAGTCTCGGCGCCGGCTGCAGGGTCACAGCGACGAGCTGCATCACGCCGAGCTGCGGCACACGGAGCTCGGCGGACGGCGCGCGGCGATTCGCGAGCGCCTGGAGACCGAATGGCGCCGCCCGCTCGACGACATGCTCAACGAAGCGGTCGACGTGGAGCTCGATGACGACGGATTGCGCACCGAGGCCGAGTCGCTCCGTCAGGAGCTCGAGCGCCTGGGTCCCGTGAACGTGCTCGCGATCGAAGAACATGAGGAAACGCAAAAGAGACAAGATTTTCTCACCTCTCAGCGCGCCGACCTGGCCGAGGCGAAGGCGTCCCTCCAGCAGGCGATTCGCGAGATCGACAGCACGGCCCGCGAGCTCTTCCTGGCGACATTTACGCAGGTGCGCGAGAACTTCCGCCAGATCTTCATGTCGCTGTTCGGCGGCGGCGAATGCGACCTTCGTCTGGAGAACCCCGACGCGCCGCTCGACTGCGACATCGAGATCCATGCGTCGCCGCGCGGCAAGCGCACGCAGCGCATCAACCTGCTCTCGAGCGGCGAGCGTGCGCTCGTGGCGCTGTCGCTGCTGTTCGGCATCTTCCTCACGAAGCCCAGTCCGTTCTGTCTGCTCGACGAAGTGGACGCTCCGCTCGACGACGCGAACGTCGGCCGCTTCGTCCGCATGCTCACGCAGTTCAAGTCGCGGACGCAGTTCATCGTCATCACGCACAATCCGCGCACCAGCACGGAAGCCGCGGACGCGGTGTACGGCGTGACCATGCAGGAGCCGGGTGTCTCGTCGCTCGTCAGCGTGCGGATGCGCGGCGCCGCGCCGGTCGACGAGGACGCAGTCGCCGCGACGGTATGA
- a CDS encoding MBL fold metallo-hydrolase — protein sequence MRFTTLGTGTVSLTPERSCAGYLLETSAVRLLIDCGSGITRRLAERGPAWQTITHVAITHFHIDHHGDLPTLVFAWKYGFLPPRTAPLEIIGPVGTQSLLERLAGAYGDWLVNPGFPLTVREITPADVFELPEGLRLRCHPVPHTPESVAYSMERGRRRIVFTGDTGPSPLLAEWAHGCDLLVAECSLPSAMQIPEHLTPEQCGELAAAAEPGHLALTHFYPPVEHVDVHTIVGARYAGPVTLARDGWHMDFADLEDE from the coding sequence GTGCGCTTCACGACCCTCGGCACGGGGACCGTGTCCCTCACGCCCGAGCGGAGTTGTGCCGGCTACTTGCTCGAGACAAGCGCCGTTCGCCTGTTGATCGACTGCGGATCGGGCATCACACGGCGCCTGGCCGAACGTGGACCGGCGTGGCAAACGATCACGCACGTGGCCATTACGCATTTTCATATCGATCACCACGGCGATCTGCCAACGCTGGTCTTCGCGTGGAAGTACGGCTTTTTGCCGCCGCGCACGGCGCCGCTCGAAATCATCGGCCCGGTCGGCACACAATCGCTTCTCGAGCGGCTGGCCGGCGCGTACGGCGACTGGCTCGTGAACCCGGGATTCCCCCTCACGGTCCGGGAAATCACACCCGCCGACGTGTTCGAGCTGCCCGAGGGGCTGCGCCTTCGGTGCCACCCAGTTCCACACACGCCGGAGAGTGTGGCATATTCCATGGAACGCGGCCGGCGGCGAATCGTCTTTACGGGGGACACGGGACCGTCGCCGCTGCTCGCCGAATGGGCGCACGGGTGCGACCTTCTGGTCGCCGAATGCTCGCTGCCGAGCGCAATGCAGATCCCGGAGCACCTCACGCCGGAGCAATGCGGCGAGCTCGCGGCGGCGGCCGAGCCGGGGCATCTCGCGCTGACGCACTTTTACCCGCCGGTGGAACACGTGGACGTTCACACCATCGTCGGCGCGCGATACGCGGGACCCGTCACGCTGGCGCGCGACGGCTGGCACATGGACTTCGCTGATCTCGAGGACGAGTAA
- the aroF gene encoding 3-deoxy-7-phosphoheptulonate synthase yields MLVVMQNHATQEQIDRVVETIREMGYEARPMPGETRTTVGLVGNDGRVDGSRIESLAGVAEVIHVSKPYKQVSREWKEANTVVTIAPGVSFGGQDIVIVAGPCSVESEEQIVTAAKQVRDAGASALRGGAFKPRSSPYSFQGLGKKGLEFLATARAETGLPVVTEALDEEGAHLVAEYADMLQIGARNMQNYSLLRAVGRIGKPVLLKRGMAATITDLLMSAEYILAEGNGQVVLCERGIRSFDNLTRNLFDLTAIPLVQRLSHLPIIGDPSHGTGLRDKVIPMARAAVAAGADGVIVEVHPNPDRALSDGGQSLYPDQFARLVAELRAITNAIGRSVSSGPTSNRQPSARGTAAKAGV; encoded by the coding sequence ATGCTGGTGGTGATGCAGAATCACGCGACGCAGGAACAGATCGATCGCGTCGTCGAAACGATAAGGGAAATGGGCTACGAAGCGCGGCCGATGCCGGGCGAAACGCGTACGACCGTGGGCCTCGTCGGCAACGACGGCCGCGTCGACGGCTCGCGCATCGAATCGCTCGCCGGCGTGGCCGAAGTCATTCACGTCAGCAAGCCGTACAAGCAGGTCTCGCGCGAGTGGAAGGAAGCGAATACGGTCGTCACGATCGCGCCCGGCGTGTCGTTCGGCGGACAGGACATCGTCATCGTCGCGGGCCCGTGCTCCGTCGAGTCCGAGGAGCAGATCGTGACGGCCGCGAAGCAGGTCCGCGACGCGGGAGCCTCGGCGCTGCGCGGCGGCGCGTTCAAGCCGCGCTCATCCCCGTATTCGTTTCAGGGACTCGGCAAGAAAGGGCTCGAGTTTCTCGCGACCGCGCGCGCGGAAACCGGGTTGCCGGTCGTCACCGAAGCGCTCGACGAAGAAGGGGCGCATCTCGTCGCCGAGTACGCGGACATGCTGCAGATCGGCGCGCGCAACATGCAGAACTATTCTCTGCTCCGCGCCGTGGGCCGCATCGGCAAGCCAGTGCTCCTCAAGCGCGGCATGGCGGCGACTATTACAGATCTCTTAATGAGCGCCGAGTACATCCTGGCCGAGGGCAACGGCCAGGTGGTGTTGTGCGAGCGCGGCATTCGGAGCTTCGACAATCTCACGCGCAACCTGTTCGATCTCACGGCCATTCCGCTCGTGCAGCGCTTGTCGCATCTGCCGATCATCGGCGATCCGAGCCACGGTACCGGATTGCGCGACAAGGTGATTCCGATGGCGCGGGCGGCGGTGGCGGCCGGCGCGGACGGCGTGATCGTCGAAGTGCACCCCAATCCGGATCGTGCGCTCTCGGACGGCGGACAGTCGTTGTATCCGGATCAGTTCGCTCGTCTCGTGGCCGAGCTTCGCGCGATCACGAACGCGATCGGCCGCTCGGTGTCTTCGGGTCCCACGTCGAACCGCCAGCCGAGCGCGCGCGGAACGGCGGCCAAGGCCGGCGTGTAA
- a CDS encoding outer membrane lipoprotein carrier protein LolA, which yields MRLSSFVAVLVVGGIAASPVCAQSAQSVDGILDRAVGAWAKVHTVRGAFEQTVTNPLTGSSATARGDFSQERPNRLAIRFSRPDSGAIVADGKYLWVYLPSTAPGQVIKRAATDRGSVPIDVTGQFLDAPKSKYDITAAGTRTVSGHPAHGLALVAKQGASSPVLRATVWVDDDDSFIREFESTEQSGITRHVRLTTLEVNEPVAREAFVFSVPKGARVIDQTK from the coding sequence ATGCGTCTTTCATCGTTCGTTGCCGTGTTGGTGGTTGGTGGAATCGCCGCGTCTCCGGTGTGTGCCCAGTCGGCTCAATCCGTCGATGGAATCCTCGACCGCGCGGTCGGGGCGTGGGCCAAGGTCCACACCGTTCGCGGGGCATTCGAGCAGACCGTGACGAACCCGCTCACGGGCTCGAGCGCGACGGCGCGCGGTGACTTCTCACAGGAACGGCCGAACCGCCTGGCGATTCGCTTCAGCAGGCCCGATTCCGGTGCGATCGTGGCCGACGGCAAGTACCTCTGGGTGTACCTCCCGAGCACGGCGCCGGGCCAGGTGATCAAGCGTGCGGCGACGGATCGCGGGTCGGTGCCGATCGACGTCACCGGCCAGTTCCTCGACGCGCCGAAGTCGAAGTACGACATCACGGCGGCAGGCACGCGTACCGTGAGCGGCCATCCGGCGCACGGCCTGGCGCTGGTCGCGAAGCAGGGCGCGTCGTCGCCGGTGCTCAGGGCGACCGTCTGGGTCGACGATGATGATTCATTTATTCGAGAATTTGAATCGACGGAGCAGAGCGGGATCACGCGGCACGTCCGGCTCACGACGCTCGAGGTGAACGAGCCCGTGGCGCGCGAGGCGTTCGTGTTCAGCGTGCCGAAAGGCGCGCGGGTGATCGATCAGACGAAGTAG
- a CDS encoding S41 family peptidase: MKSRAILAVAVLSTALVSGGWLVERGLIGSATGVSASLTGSGDRAHMFAEVMQHVARDYVDTLSDSTIYRDAAEGLIGELGDPHSNYLPPKLAASLSERTTGRYAGVGIQVDARDGYVIVAAPLPGGPALAAGIQAGDRITEVDGKDLRGAPLDAAQKALRGEPNSVVRVTIERPGVPTPLKFALTRKEIHVRSVQHAQLLGNGVGYVALTIFSEESAADLRHAIDSLRGAGMQTLIFDLRGDPGGLLTQGVAVSDLFLNPNQRIVSIRGRTPQATATYDDREAQPWPSMPLVVLVDSNTASAAEIVSGALQDHDRAVLLGTTTYGKGSAQNVFQLANGGAAKLTTALWFTPSGRSINRKRDASDGSDADSSSKKPPTFKTDAGRTVLGGGGITPDVIVPMTQPSAADSALQRGLGKQIPSFRDAVTEEALSLKTSHAVTSPDFVVTPAMRAALRARMKAHGVTLDDKTFETAAPLIDRLLGYETARYAFGDAAEYARRVRDDQMIARAVTFARGAKTERELLDRAKK; this comes from the coding sequence ATGAAATCGCGCGCGATCCTGGCCGTCGCGGTGTTGAGCACCGCGCTGGTCTCCGGTGGCTGGCTCGTCGAACGAGGCTTGATTGGCTCGGCGACCGGCGTGTCCGCGTCGCTGACCGGATCCGGCGACCGCGCGCACATGTTCGCCGAAGTCATGCAGCACGTCGCGCGCGACTACGTCGATACGTTGAGCGATTCGACGATCTACCGCGATGCGGCCGAGGGATTGATCGGGGAACTGGGCGATCCGCACAGCAACTACCTGCCGCCGAAGCTTGCCGCGTCGCTGTCCGAGCGCACGACCGGGCGGTACGCGGGTGTCGGCATTCAAGTCGACGCCCGCGACGGCTATGTGATCGTCGCCGCGCCGCTTCCGGGCGGACCGGCGCTTGCCGCCGGGATTCAGGCCGGCGATCGCATCACGGAAGTCGACGGCAAGGACCTCCGCGGCGCGCCGCTCGATGCCGCACAGAAAGCGCTGCGCGGCGAGCCGAATTCAGTCGTTCGCGTCACGATCGAGCGGCCGGGCGTTCCGACGCCGCTCAAGTTCGCACTCACGCGCAAGGAAATTCACGTGCGTTCCGTGCAGCACGCACAGCTGCTCGGCAACGGCGTGGGGTATGTCGCGCTGACGATCTTCAGCGAGGAGTCCGCCGCGGATCTTCGCCACGCGATCGATTCGCTGCGCGGTGCCGGCATGCAGACGCTGATCTTCGATCTGCGCGGCGACCCGGGCGGACTGCTCACGCAGGGCGTGGCCGTGAGCGACCTCTTTCTGAATCCCAATCAGCGCATCGTCTCGATTCGCGGCCGCACGCCGCAGGCGACGGCGACGTACGACGATCGTGAAGCGCAGCCGTGGCCGAGCATGCCGCTCGTGGTTCTCGTGGACAGCAATACCGCGAGCGCCGCGGAGATCGTCTCGGGCGCGCTCCAGGACCACGACCGCGCGGTGCTGCTCGGCACCACGACCTACGGGAAGGGGAGCGCGCAGAACGTGTTTCAGCTGGCGAACGGCGGCGCGGCGAAGCTGACGACCGCGCTGTGGTTCACGCCGTCGGGGCGAAGCATCAATCGTAAGCGTGATGCATCCGACGGGAGCGATGCCGACTCGAGCAGCAAGAAGCCGCCGACGTTCAAGACCGACGCGGGACGAACCGTGCTTGGCGGCGGTGGCATCACGCCCGACGTGATCGTCCCGATGACCCAGCCGAGCGCGGCGGACAGCGCGCTGCAGCGGGGGCTGGGCAAGCAGATTCCGAGCTTCCGCGACGCCGTCACCGAAGAGGCGTTGTCGCTCAAGACCTCGCACGCGGTGACGTCACCCGATTTTGTCGTGACGCCGGCCATGCGCGCGGCGCTTCGCGCGCGCATGAAGGCGCACGGCGTGACGCTCGACGACAAGACGTTCGAGACGGCCGCGCCGTTGATCGATCGCTTGCTGGGCTACGAGACTGCGCGCTACGCGTTCGGCGACGCGGCGGAGTATGCTCGCCGGGTTCGCGACGATCAAATGATCGCCCGCGCGGTGACGTTCGCGCGTGGGGCGAAGACCGAGCGGGAGTTGTTGGATCGGGCGAAGAAGTAA
- the tmk gene encoding dTMP kinase, with protein sequence MARGLLVVLEGPEGAGKTTQLRLLAEWLGAHGQMVVALREPGGTVVGDEIRRILLDPASDIVPRSEALLFMASRAQLVEREIRPVLDQGAIVLIDRFFLATYAYQGIGRGLPEDELSAANVFATQRLQPDLTLLLMLPVEQGLERAIQRGERDRMERAELEFHERVAHAFDTFAKPEWQRAHPECGPVVIVDARGTEAEVFARLRATLGERWPDIFLLSE encoded by the coding sequence ATGGCGCGCGGCCTCCTCGTGGTGCTCGAAGGGCCCGAAGGCGCGGGTAAGACCACGCAGCTCCGGCTGCTCGCCGAATGGCTCGGCGCGCACGGGCAGATGGTGGTGGCGCTGCGCGAGCCTGGGGGAACCGTCGTCGGCGACGAGATTCGCCGCATCCTGCTCGATCCCGCGTCGGACATCGTCCCCCGCAGCGAGGCGTTGTTGTTCATGGCATCGCGCGCTCAGCTGGTCGAGCGCGAGATCCGGCCGGTGCTCGACCAGGGCGCCATCGTGCTCATCGATCGGTTTTTTCTCGCGACGTACGCCTATCAGGGCATTGGACGCGGCCTGCCGGAAGACGAGCTGAGCGCCGCGAATGTTTTCGCGACGCAGCGGCTTCAGCCGGATCTCACGCTGCTGCTGATGCTGCCCGTCGAGCAAGGACTCGAGCGAGCGATCCAGCGCGGCGAGCGGGACCGCATGGAGCGCGCCGAGCTTGAATTTCACGAGCGTGTCGCCCATGCGTTCGACACGTTCGCCAAGCCCGAGTGGCAGCGCGCGCATCCCGAGTGTGGGCCGGTCGTGATCGTGGACGCCCGCGGAACCGAGGCGGAGGTTTTCGCGCGTTTGCGTGCGACGCTCGGCGAGCGCTGGCCCGATATTTTCCTTTTGAGCGAGTGA
- a CDS encoding YlbF family regulator, translating to MIEDKAKELGRLIGQSTEYKEVKRSSDALNEDKDTVALLQKMEQLRVNAQRMLSQGQRPTEDMERELDTLLSQVQTRTSYQRVLAAQENFDKIMGKVNDWIVEGIEKGAASPIITLG from the coding sequence ATGATCGAGGACAAGGCAAAGGAGCTCGGCCGCCTGATCGGCCAGAGCACCGAGTACAAGGAAGTGAAACGCTCCTCGGATGCGTTGAACGAGGACAAGGACACCGTGGCGCTGCTGCAGAAGATGGAGCAGCTTCGCGTCAACGCGCAGCGCATGCTGTCGCAGGGCCAGCGGCCGACCGAAGACATGGAGCGCGAGCTCGACACGCTGTTGTCACAGGTGCAGACCCGGACGTCGTACCAGCGCGTGCTGGCGGCGCAGGAAAACTTCGACAAGATCATGGGGAAAGTGAACGACTGGATCGTCGAAGGCATCGAGAAGGGCGCGGCCAGTCCGATCATCACGCTTGGGTGA
- the prmC gene encoding peptide chain release factor N(5)-glutamine methyltransferase, with product MTGELVQQLTSVSVSRLVDMLAGAFQREGIAEPTSEAREIVAALYDAPRFWPIANGELLVDRETFDRARQAMARRIQGAPLAYAVGRAAFRNLTLDVDERVLIPRPETEQIVDLVLDETRGEHGGVAVDVGVGSGAIAIALASEGTFSRVYGTDISLDALAVARHNVELCAAVRRAPVDLVHGSLLAPLLDVRARVVVSNPPYIALGEAETLPAAVRDWEPAVALFSGADGMTATARLVRQAAEVLSPGGLIALEVDARRASLVAELVSRERRFHRIRVELDLFGRERFVLARRQAT from the coding sequence ATGACGGGCGAGCTGGTTCAGCAGCTCACGTCGGTTTCCGTGAGCCGGCTCGTCGACATGCTCGCGGGCGCGTTTCAGCGAGAAGGGATTGCCGAGCCGACGTCAGAGGCGCGCGAGATCGTCGCCGCGCTCTACGACGCGCCGCGTTTCTGGCCCATCGCGAACGGCGAGCTGCTGGTCGATCGCGAGACGTTCGACCGCGCCAGGCAAGCGATGGCGCGCCGCATTCAGGGCGCGCCGCTCGCGTACGCCGTCGGCCGCGCCGCATTTAGAAATCTCACATTGGACGTCGACGAGCGCGTGTTGATCCCGCGGCCCGAGACCGAGCAGATCGTCGATCTCGTGCTCGACGAGACGCGCGGTGAACACGGCGGCGTCGCAGTGGACGTCGGCGTCGGTTCGGGCGCGATCGCCATCGCGCTCGCCAGCGAAGGGACGTTCTCGCGCGTGTACGGCACCGACATCTCGCTCGACGCGCTCGCGGTCGCGAGACATAACGTCGAGCTGTGTGCCGCGGTGCGGCGCGCGCCGGTGGATCTCGTGCACGGGTCGCTCCTGGCGCCGCTGCTCGACGTCCGCGCGCGTGTCGTCGTTTCCAACCCGCCCTACATTGCACTGGGCGAGGCGGAAACACTGCCGGCGGCCGTGCGTGATTGGGAGCCGGCGGTCGCGCTGTTCAGCGGCGCGGACGGCATGACCGCGACGGCGCGACTCGTGCGCCAAGCCGCGGAGGTGCTGAGCCCGGGCGGCCTGATCGCGCTGGAAGTGGACGCGCGCCGCGCCTCGCTCGTCGCCGAGTTGGTCAGTCGCGAACGGCGGTTCCACAGAATTCGAGTCGAGCTGGATCTGTTTGGCCGCGAGCGTTTCGTGCTCGCGAGGCGTCAGGCGACCTGA
- the prfA gene encoding peptide chain release factor 1: protein MALRDRLAAALARADEVERALANPAGLRDAKEFAELGREHRRLTPVVEMAAQLQKAENELVQSRELVSIDDPEMAAEARADVARLEATIADLEARLLPALIPRDPLDDRNAIVEIRAGTGGDEAALFAADLHRMYTRYIERHGMRIEVMSMSDAPLGGIKEVVFKITGDTPFGNLRWESGVHRVQRVPATEAQGRIHTSAATVAVLPEAEEVDVKIEDKDLRIDVFRSSGPGGQSVNTTDSAVRITHLPTGLVVSQQDQKSQLQNKLKAMEVLRARLLDMRIAEQEAERARMRKTQVGTGDRSAKIRTYNYPQSRVTDHRIGWTTHDLQGFVDGNIGPVIEALRLADVEEQLGGTE, encoded by the coding sequence CTGGCGCTCCGCGATCGTTTAGCGGCGGCGCTCGCCCGTGCCGACGAGGTCGAACGGGCGCTCGCCAATCCAGCCGGGCTCCGAGACGCAAAAGAATTTGCGGAGCTCGGCCGGGAGCACCGCCGGTTGACCCCGGTGGTCGAGATGGCCGCCCAACTCCAGAAGGCTGAAAACGAGCTCGTGCAGTCGCGCGAGCTCGTTTCCATTGACGACCCCGAGATGGCCGCCGAAGCACGCGCCGACGTCGCACGGCTCGAGGCCACGATCGCCGATCTCGAGGCGCGGCTGCTGCCTGCGCTCATTCCGCGCGATCCGCTGGACGACCGCAACGCCATCGTCGAGATCCGCGCCGGCACCGGCGGCGACGAAGCGGCGCTGTTCGCCGCGGATCTGCATCGCATGTATACGCGGTACATCGAGCGCCACGGCATGCGTATCGAGGTCATGTCGATGTCCGACGCGCCACTCGGCGGAATTAAAGAAGTAGTATTCAAGATTACTGGCGATACCCCGTTCGGCAATCTCCGCTGGGAGTCCGGCGTGCATCGCGTGCAGCGCGTGCCGGCCACCGAGGCGCAGGGGCGCATTCACACCTCCGCGGCAACGGTCGCCGTGCTGCCCGAGGCCGAAGAGGTCGACGTGAAGATCGAGGACAAGGATCTTCGCATCGACGTGTTTCGCTCGTCGGGACCGGGTGGCCAGAGCGTGAACACCACGGATTCGGCGGTGCGCATCACGCATCTTCCGACCGGGCTCGTGGTCAGCCAGCAGGATCAGAAATCCCAGCTTCAGAACAAGCTCAAGGCCATGGAAGTCCTGCGCGCGCGGCTGCTCGACATGCGCATCGCCGAGCAGGAGGCGGAACGCGCCCGCATGCGCAAGACGCAGGTGGGCACCGGCGATCGCTCGGCGAAGATTCGCACCTACAACTATCCGCAAAGCCGCGTCACGGATCATCGCATCGGCTGGACGACGCACGATCTGCAGGGCTTCGTCGACGGCAACATCGGTCCGGTGATCGAAGCGCTGCGTCTCGCCGACGTCGAGGAGCAGCTCGGAGGCACGGAATGA